TTTTTCCGGATCAGAGAGAAAGGCGACCAACTTTTCCTTGGTCTGGAACATTTGCTGGAAGGTCACGCCTTTCATCGGCAGAGCCGGGCCAACATCACCCGCTTGCGTGCCGCCGGGAAGGGCGTGACAGGCTAAGCAATTTCCCTTGGCCCGGTTAAATGCCAAGGCGCGACCAGCTTCAATGTTATTGACCGCCGGGGCAGCGCTGGCAGCAGTAGCGACCAACAACAGGGCGCCAGCCAGTCCAGTAAGTATCCCCGCACGTGTGCGTCTGTGAGCGTTCATGATGACTCCTACGGTGCTGCCCGGTTTCTCGCCCGGTGCGCTATCACTCAGCAGGTTTCGTGCCAGCTATGGCGGGGACATGGATTTTCAATGGACCGCACGTCGTGGTCGTCCACAGGATCGCGACAATGCCATTTACAATTCGTAAAATCAGCCTGTTACTTTAGCAGGGCGTGCCGGAGCCATGGCCTGGTCGCCGGTCGGTTCGCAGGAGCAAATAAAATGCCCCGGACCATTGCCGGGGCTTCACTGTGCCGAAAGGCACAGCAGCGCCTAGTCTTTAATCAAACCCCTCTTCTTCCTCTGCTTGGTCGGCCAGCAGACCCATGTTCTTCATCTTGGTACGCAGCTGTTTGCGGCTGATACCCAGTAGCACCGCTGCCTGGCTTTGGTTGAAACGGGTCTTTTCCAGCGCACTGAGTACCGTTTGCCGCTCGATGGCGGGTAGATCGAAGGGGCTGGATGGCTGCCCTTCGTTATTGGATGCCTGCTCGCGAATTTCTCCTGGCAGATCACGCCGACCGATGCTGTTGTGGCGAGTGAGCACGACACAGCGTTCCAGAAGGTTTTCCAATTGTCGGATGTTGCCCGGCCAGGAATAACTCTCCAGGGCGGAGAGGGCATCGCTGTCGATTTCTATTCGTGGACGTCCGATCTCGTGACAGATTTTTTCGAGAAAATGGCTGACCAACGGAGCAATGTCGGCACGTCGCTCGCGAAGCGGGGGAATATGCAGTGGAATCACGTTCAGGCGGTAGTACAGGTCCTCTCGGAAACGTCCTTCCTGAATGGCCTGTTTTAGATCTAAGTGGGTGGCAGCAACGATACGTGCCTGCAGACGGATCGGTTGATGGGTGCCGAGGCGCGTGAATTCCCTTTCTTGCAGGGCGCGCAGGAGCTTGACCTGCATCGGTAAAGGCATGTCGCCAACTTCATCGAGGAACAATGTGCCGCCAGCCGCCGTCTCCAGCTTTCCAGCTTGACTGCGCACCGCACCGGTGAAGGCGCCACGTTCATAGCCAAAAATTTCGCTCTCCACCAGCTCTAGAGGAATGGCGCCGCAGTTGAAGGCAACGAAGGGTTCTCCAGCACGCGGAGAGGCCTCGTGCAGAGCACGGGCCACCAGTTCCTTGCCCGTGCCGGATTCGCCACTGATCAGGACGTTGGAAGGTGCCGGCGCTACGAGATCTATAGTTTCTAGAAGCTGGGTGATGGCCCGGCTGACCCCGATCAATCCATGCCGTTTAGGGGTTTGTCGCAGAGGTGGGATGCTCCGGCCGCCGCGTTCGAGGATCTGCCGGATCAAGGCCAGCAGCTCGCCCTCGTCCACGGGTTTCGTCAGATAATGCTCCGCCCCCTCCTTGATGGCCTCCACTGCCTGATCGATCTCGCCATAGGCAGTGCTGACGATGACCGGAATCGAGGGGAGCAGCATCTTTACCCGACGCAAAAGTTCCATACCGGGCATCCCCGGTAAGCGTTGATCCGTAAGGATCAGTGAGGGACTTTGTTGCTGCAGGAGTTCGAGGGCCTCCTCGCCCGATTCTGCCTCGAGCACGGTGAAGCCCTCAGCGCCCAGGATGGCGGCCAGGACGCGGCGCAGATTGCGCTCGTCCTCCACAATCAGAATTTGGGTATCCATACTGCTCCTCAGCCTTCGTTGATGATCTCTGCCCGGTTGCTGTGCGCGAGTGGTAGCGTGAGCACGAAACAGGCCCCATACCCCTGTGCCTGGCGCAACTCAACGCTACCCTCGTGGACCATCATGATTTTGGCGACAATCGCCAGACCAAGTCCACTCCCCTTGGTTTTGCTGGTGACATAAGGCTTGAAAACCTCTGTCCATTGCGCCGGAGGTATTCCCGGTCCATTGTCCTGCACGCTGATCTCGACACTATCCGCAAGGGCGGTGGCCCGCAGCAGAATGCGACCCTCCTGGGCAGGTACTGCATCACAGGCATTGAGCAAGAGGTTGCTGATGGCTTGCCCGAGCAAAGAGGCATCGAAGCTCGCCAGTAGACCGGGATTGCATTCCAGGGTTACGCGAATCGAGCGGGCGTCGAAATCCGTTACATGTCGTTGTACGCAGCGCTGCAGAAAAGCGCACAGTTCCTGCGTCTCGACGCGGGCATCATAGCTACGGCCAAAATCCAGAAAGCCCTGCGTCATGTCGTACAGGCGCTGCACCTCTTCTTCAATGATCTGTAAAAACTCCTCCCGGTTGTCGCGATCGTCGTAGCGCACGAGATACCGTGCCGCCCCGCGCACGGAGGACAAGGCATTGCGGATCTCATGTGCGACCTGCGACGACATCTGCCCGATGGTCACCATACACTGCATGGCCTGCTGCCGCTGATTGAGTTTGTGCAACTCCAGCAGGTGCTCCCGCAGCCGTGTCGCGAGGGAGCGAAAGGCGAGTTCGAGGCGATGCAATTCGTCACGATATTCGTCAGCCTCTGCCGCTTGCGGTTCAACGCGTATGCCAAATTGCCGCTGCATGGCTTCCATTTCGCGCATGAGCCGCGATATGGGGCGAGTGATGGCAAGGCTGACCAGGTAGGCACCAACGAGGCCGATGATGGCAGTACTGATGCCGAGAATCAGTAGGCGACTGGTGGTGTGTTCCAGCTTTCGCGCAATGAGTCTATCGATTTCTGGTGTGGCGCTGCGCAGCCATACCGTACCCAGGCGCTGATTACCAGCAATGATAGCGGCGGAGTAGCCATATTTCCGGGGCAGCATTCTGGCCGCCGCAGTCGGTATCTGCGTACCTACCTGGGCGAGATCCGTGCTGGCAACCACGGTGTTGGAGCGATCGACGATCAGCACTGCAGACACCAGAGAGTTCCCACTATTCGCGAGTTGCGCAAGCTGTCCCGCATCCTTGAGGAGCAGTGGGTTGGCTGCCGAGCTGGCAATGCTGTCGGTGAAATGGCGGATTTCCGTCTGTACCTGGCTGGTGAGGTCGGCGCGCACGGAGGTATAGAGAAATGTGGCGATCAGCAGATAAATCATTGCGATGAGAAGCACGACCAGGGCCATGCTCTTGCTACGCCAAGTCAGGCGTTGCCAGAGGTGCGGAACCGACGGTGTCAAAGCGGGCTTGGCGTACAGATGGGGTGGGCGAGGTTCATGGCTGAGCAGTGATCTCCCGGAAGCCTGCGGCCGTCAAGGCCTGTTTCGGGAGTGTAGCCAAATCGTCGCGAACTTGCGCGCCCTGTTCGCGGGTAATGGCGGGGCTGGCGACGAGGTCCCAGGCCGGCGCGGGACCGGTGCGGGCGACGATTTGCCAAGTATGCGGCATGGCAGCAGTGAGACTGTCTACCGTCGCGCTGCGCACCACCCCCAAATTTGCCTTGCCGCTGCCGAGCGCGGTGAATACTCCGCGTTCCGAATCCACCGGCCACCAGCGGATCGGTTTGCCGGCCGCAAGGCGGGTGACCTCGTCGGCGATCAGGTCTTTGGCGCTGCAGTAGGGACTGCCATAGGCAATCCGCCATTGCGTCAGTGGTGCCTGGACACCCGCAATGCGTACCAGCGCCAGTCCCGAGGAGCCAGCATTCGGAATCAGCGTTGCCAGTCGCCGCACTTCCCCCGCGCCGCTTGCGTCATTAGCGGGCTCAAGAGCGCAAACTGGTATTTCCCCGCTCGAACTTGCTGTAGATATTGGCGTTCGTTACGCGGCAGCGCAATTTCGATGGCCTTGCCGGTTGCCTTTTCCAGGGCCAGGCGCAAGGGTTGGAACAGGCGTGCTGCGGTCAGGGGGGAAAACGCGGGCGGAATACCCAGGCGCCAACGCGGGCGTTGCAACTTCGGGGTCAGTTCTTCGCCATAGAGATCGGCATATAGACTGCGTAATGGTCCATAAGTGCCTGGGGGGACGGGGGTGAAGTGGGTTGCCAGCGCATGGATCGCCGCCATCGCCTTGGGGTCCTGCTGCGCGAGATCGAGCAAGGCCCGACGGATTGCCGCTCGCTGCGGCGCAGGGACGCTCTCCGATGCGGCGATGAGATCGCCAGGCCCGACGGTACTGCGGGCTATCACTCGCAGGGTGCCTGCACGCAGGTACGGTTCAGCAATGTTTTCGGCAACGGCAGTCGCGTCATAGAAGCGCGCAGCGACATCCATCAATGCATTGCTATCGCTGCCACCTTGCCCCAATTCGCTGAGCTCTTGTCGTTTGATGCCGGCAGCATCCAGCAGAGAAAGAGGCACCAGCGCCGACGCCGCACAGGCGGGGTTTCCTAAAATGAAGGATTTTCCGCGTAATTGCAGGACCGTTTGGATGGGGCTGTCGTTACGGACGACGATCACACTCTCGTTGCCACCGGGTGGAGGAACCAAACCTGCGAGAGGGATATACGGATTGCTGTGCGCGATCTTCAGGTAGGCAATTGGGCAGAGTAAAACGATTTGCGCTCGTTTTTCTCTTGCTTTCAGGTAGAATTGGTGCAGATCCGCACTAAAGCTGAGTCGAATCGGATCGCCAAGGGTTTTTTGCAGGTGTGTCGCGAGAGGCTCAAAAGCCGCAAACATGACCGCCGGGCTGCTCACCGGTGGCAGCAAGAAGCGCAGTTCGGCCTGGCCCTGCAGTGGCCAGAGCAGCAAGTTCAGGCAGATGCCGAGAAAGAAGAGTCGCGAACGCATGGGAAACCAGTGATCAGACGATGGGCTAGGCTAAGCAAAAGGAGTGCCAATATCCAATGCAGGAAAAACCTCTAACGCATTTTACGCAGCAGGGAGAGGCGCAGATGGTGGAGGTCGGTGCCAAGCCGGTCACCTTGCGGCGCGCCCTGGCGGGCGGCGCCATTCGTATGGCCCCAGCAACCCTCGCACGTATCCGAGCCGGAGACATGCACAAGGGAGATGTGCTGGCGGTGGCGCGAATTGCCGCGATTCAGGCCAGCAAACGCACATCTGAATTGATCCCTTTGGCACACCCATTGTTCTTGACTGGCGTCGAAATTCGCTTTCGGCTCGATGCCGACTCGAGCGAGGTACGCTGCGAAGCTGAGGCGCGCTGCCAGGGCCAGACCGGCGTGGAGATGGAAGCGCTGACCGCAGTGAGTGTCGCCTTGCTGACCATTTACGACATGTGCAAGGCCGTCGACCGGAGCATGATGATGACGGAGATCTGTCTGTTGCGTAAGGAGGGAGGCAAATCTGGCGTCTGGGAACGCAATCCAAGCTCTGATCAATGAAACGGGGAGGGGCATAATTGCAGCGCCCTCCGTTGTGGTATTGGCTATTATTTGCCGCGGTGCGGAGAGGAGCTGTACCGCATCATCACGTCGCGGTCCTTCCAGTTGCTCTCTTTCAGAATTTCATCCGGGATCATGTAGCGATCCTGCGGCGCCACCTCCTGGCACTTGACGATCCGCAGCACATCGGAGAAAGGCAGCTTGCGTAGCAGTCCGTCTTTGTCGGTGGCACGGACGATCATAGCGTCCTTCAATAGGGCATAGACATAGAAATTGCCGGGGCGCAACTTGCCTTCCTTGTCTTTCCAAGTGACGGTAATCCGGGTATGTTCCTTGAAGTCGCTACGATTCATCTCTGGTCTCCACAAGTTTCAGGACAAGATGAACTTATCCACTTTGGACACTCCAGGCAAATAAGCCTCCCTTATTACAAAATCAAAAAAGCTGAGTTGCTTTATCGCCATGGCTCGGCGACCATTCTCCCCCTACCTTTCCGGTGGGTCCGTTCAAAATTTCAGTGAGGTCAGGCGATGGCTACGGTCATGGAGTTCGAGGATCACAAGAAGCAGGAAATCAAGTACAGCACCTGCTACATGTGCGCCTGTCGCTGCGGTATCAAGGTCACCGTAGAAGACAACAAGGTGCGTTTCATCCAGGGTAACCGCAATCATCCGATCAACCAGGGGTGCTCTGCGCCAAGGGCTCGGCGGGGATTATGAAACAGTATTCCCCGGGCAAGCTGCGCAATCCCTTGCGACGCAAGCCGGGCACCGAGCGTGGTGCCGGCGAGTTCGAGGAGATTTCCTGGGATGAGGCCCTCGATATCCTGACCAAGCGCCTTGAGCACATTCGCGCTACGGACCCGGACAAACTGGCCTACTTCACCGGTCGTGACCAGATGCAGGCGCTGACTGGGCTCTGGGCGCAGCAGTTTGGCACCCTGAACTGGTCCGCGCATGGCGGCTTCTGCTCCGTCAATATGGCCACTGCCGGCCTGTACATGCTTGGACATGCCTTCTGGGAGTTTGGTGACCCGGACTGGGATCGAACCAAATATTTCATGCTTTGGGTGTCGCTGAGGATCACTCCTCCAATCCGATGAAGATTGGTCTGGAAAAGCTCAAGCGTAACGGTGGTAAGTTCGTGGGCGTCAATCCGGCGCGCACTGGTTATCAGGCCATTGCCGACGAGTGGGTGCCCATCCGTCCGGGCACGGACGGCATGTTTGCGTTGTCCATGGTGCATGTTCTTCTGCAGAACGAGCAGTTCGATTGGGACTTTTTGTTGCGCTATACCAACGCTCCCTTCCTGGTAGTGAATACCCCCGGCCAGAAGGGCGACGGCCTGATTTGGCGCGATGCCGAGGGGCATCCCCTGGTCTGGGATCTCGAACAGCAGGCCTACGTCAATGGTATGCAGCCAGGTGTCAAGGCGGCTTTGTTTGGTGAATTCCAGACCCCCGATGGTCGGCCCGTGCGCACCGTCATGTCGATCCTCGCCGAGCGCTACCTGGACGACCGCTATAGCCCGGCCAACGCCAGCAAGATCACCGGCATCCCTGCCGAAACCATCGAGCGCCTGGCCCTGGAAATGGCCCATGTTGCGTTCAAGGAAAGCATCGAGATCGAAGTCGAGTGGACCGACTGGGCCGGCCGCAAGCACGATAAGTTCATCGGGCGACCGGTGTCCATGCACGCCATGCGCGGCATCTCTGCTCACTCCAACGGTATGCAGGCAGCGCGTGCCATCCATCTGGTGCAGATTCTTTTGGGTACCATTGACTGCCCCGGAGGGTTTCGCGCCAAGGCGCCGTACCCCAAGCCGGTGCCGCCGCCAAACAAGCCGGCGCAGCACAGTGCGCCCAACACGCCGCTCAAGTCCTTGCCGCTGGGTTTCCCGACCGCGCCCGAGGACCTGGTCATCGACGAGAATGGCAACCCGAAGCGGATCGACAAGGCCTATTCCTGGGAGGCGCCGATTGCCAACCACGGTCTGATGCACATGGTGATCACCAACGCGGTCAACAAAGATCCTTATGGCATCGATACCCTGATCTTCTTCATGGCGAACATGAGTTGGAACTCCACCATGAACACCGCCAATGTGCAGGAGATGCTGAAAGCCAAGGACGAGAATGGCGAGTACAAGATTCCCTTTCTGGTGGTCATCGATGCCTTCCATTCGGAGATGGTGAATTTTGGCGATCTGGTCCTGCCCGATACCACGTACTTGGAGCGCTACGATTCGATTTCTCTGCTCGATCGTCCCATCTCCGAGCCGGACGCTATCTGTGATTCCATCCGCCATCCGATCCTTAAGCCCGATCGTAATGTGCGGCCTTGGCAGGACGTCATGGTTGAATTGGCAGGACGGCTCAAGTTCCCGGCCTTCACCAAGGAAGATGGCACGCCGAAATTCAGTGGCTATAAGGATTTCATCGCCAATTTCGAGCGTGCTCCGGGGATCGGCTTTCTGGCAGGTTGGCGAGGCAAGGATGGTGAGACGCACCTGCGTGGCGCTCCGAACCCCAACCAGTGGGATCGCTACATCGAAAATCAGGGGTTTTTCCAGTATCATCTGCCCAAGTCGCAGCGCTTCTATCGCTTTGCGAACAAGGAATATCTGGAATTGGCGCAGCGGGTGGGATTCAATCCTACGGCCGACCCCATCGTCATCGAATTGTATTCTGAGGCTTTCCAACGCTTCCGCCTGGCGGGGCAGGGACTCTACGACGGTCCGATGCCCAAGGATCCCGTCGATCGCGAACGTCTGGCCACCTATTTCGATCCGTTGCCGGACTTCTATGAGCCCTTGGAGCAGCAGCGTATCGACAAGAAGGAGTATCCCTTCTTTGCCGTCAATCAGCGTCCCATGATGATGTATCACTCCTGGGATAGCCAGAATGCCTGGTTGCGTCAGATCATCGCGCAGAATTATCTGTACATGAACCGGCAGCGCGGCGAGCAGATGGGCATTCGGGATAAGAGCTGGGTCTGGGTCGAGAGTCACAATGGCAAGATCCGCGTTCAAGTGAAGCTGATCGAAGGCTGTCAGGAAGACACTGTCTGGACCTGGAATGCCATCGGCAAGCAGTCTGGGGCCTGGGGTCTCAAGCCTGACGCCGCCGAGGCCACTCGTGGCTTCCTGATGAACCACCTGATTTCGGAATTGCTACCCCCCAAACAGGGGGAGCGGCGACTGACCAACTCCGATCCGATCACCGGTCAAGCGGCGTGGTATGATCTGATGGTCAAAATTTATCCGGCGGCGCCGGGCGAAGAGGGCACCTGGCCTACTTTCCCGACCATGAAACCGCTACCCGGCGACACTCCCGCACCCGACGTGCTGCGGTATCACACCCACGAGCCCGTCAATCTCAAGTCCTGAGTAGGCAAGGAGCGCGATATGAGACTTGGATTAGTCATTGATCTGGACACCTGTGTTGGCTGTCATGCCTGTGCGGTTGCCTGTAAGGAATGGAATACCAGCGGTACCACGGCGCCGTTGACTGACTATAATCCGTACGGCGCCAAGCCGTCCGGGGTCTGGTTCAACCGCATCCGGCACTATGAAATTGGCGAATATCCCTACAATAAGACGGTCAATTTTCCGATGTCCTGCATGCATTGTGAAAATGCGGAATGCGTCACCGTCTGTCCCACCGGTGCGAGCCACAAGCGCCCAGAGGATGGCATCGTTCTCGTCGATCAAAGCAAGTGCATGGGCTGTAATTACTGCTCCTGGGCCTGTCCGTACGGCGCCCGCGAGCTGGATCGGGTCTCCGGCACGATGAAGAAGTGCACCCTCTGCATCGACCGCATTTACGACATGGAAATCCCCGAAGAAGAGCGTCAGCCGGCCTGCGTGCTGACCTGTCCGGCGCATGCGCGCATGTTCGGTGATTTCGACGATCCGGAGAGTCCAGTCAGTCGCGCCGTGCGCGAGCGCGGTGGCTACCAGCTCATGCCGGAATTGAATTATGACCCGAGCAATCATTATCTGCCGCCGCGCGTACACGCTCCTATCCCTACGGAGGGTTTGAAAAAGAAGGCTGGCGCGAAGGTCAAGGAGTGGGTCAATCGTGTGGTGGAGCGCTAAGGAGACGTTATGCACGCGGCACTGGCAGTCATATTTCTCACCCTTTTTTCTGGCGGCGGATTTGGTCTGATGGCGCTCATCGCCATCGTCAACGATCTCCATATCGACGGTGGGCTAAGTCCCGTGCAAACCCTTGCCGCGGTGATTTTGTCTTTGATCTTTGTCACCATTGGCATGCTGTCTTCAACGGCGCATCTCGCCAATCCGAAAAATGCGTGGCGAGCCTTTACCCGCTGGCGTACTTCCTGGTTGGCACGCGAAGGCATCTTTGCCGTCGCCTATTATCCCTTTGCTTTCGCCTACTTGGTTTGGACCTTTGTTTCGGGCGCTCCGGATGCGACGATAGGTTTGATTCTGGCCAGTCTGGCGGGGCTGATCGGGCTCATCACCATCTTCTGTCAAGGCATGATCTACGCCGTTCTACGCACCATTCGGCAGTGGAATACGGCTCTGGTACCGGCCAATTTCTACGCTATGGGACTGGCCATCGGAGCGACGCTTCTCGCTGCCATTCGTGTCTCCACTGGCGACGACGCCGGCGTTTTCGTTGGGATTGCCATCGCTCTGATTGCCGCTGTAGCGGTAATGAAGGCAATCTACTACTTCTGGATTGCGCGTCCGTCCGGGCCAACGATTCGCACGGCAACGGGTTTCAATCGCTTTACGGTCCGTATTCTGGATCAAGGGCATACTTTCGGTACCTTCCTGACGGAGGAGTTTGGCCACACTCTGGCACGAGACAAGGCACGCGGTATCAAGCTGATGATGTATTTCTTCGCAGTCATCGTGCCGATCATTGGACTGGCCTTTGCGGTGGCGGATCAGTCTGCCGTTGCGGCGGTCATCGCTGCGGTGTCCATCGTGTTTGGATTGGGTGTGGAGCGCTGGCTGTTCTTTGTCGAGGCACAACACGTGGTGAACCTGTATCATGGTCGTCAGCGCTGCTGAGTCCGCCAGCATCATCTCCTCTCCCGACGAGGTGACTGGTCTGGGAGAGGGGCTCTGGGATCAGTTTGGCCGACGCATCACCTACCTGCGGCTATCCCTCACCGAACACTGTAACTTTCGCTGTCAGTACTGTAGTCCAGCGGAGGGTACGCCGTACTTCGCACGCGAAGACCACTTGCGTCCTGATGAGATCCACCTCGTCCTACGCAGCTTTCAGGCCCTGGGTCTGCAACATCTGCGCTTCACCGGGGGCGAGCCTCTTATTCATCCACAGCTCCTTGGCCACGTTGGTTTTGCCAAAAAGTTGGGTATCGGCAAAATCAGTCTCAGTAGTAATGGCTATCTGCTTGATCGCTTGGCCGAGCCCCTTGCTCAGGCGGGTCTCAACAGCCTCAATGTCAGTCTGGATTCCCTCGACCCCGAAAAATTCCAACAGATAACCCGGGGAGGGGTGTTGCCGCGTGTGCTCCGCGGCATTGATGCCGCGCGTGCGGCTGGCATACCCCGCATCAAGATCAATACGGTTTTGCTGCGCAGTGTCAACGGCTTGGAACTGGCGTCTTTGGTCGATTATGCGGTCGCCCGTGGTTTGGAGATTCGCTTCATCGAAACCATGCCGTTGGGTAGTGCGGGTAGCGGCAGTCAGGACCAGGACTATCTCTCTGCCAGTGAGGCACGGGCGATGATTGAGAGGGAGTTCGGGGCGCTTTTGCCGCTTGCGAATAGTCGCGACCAAGGTCCGGCAAGGCGGTACACCCTGGCCGGCGGACACGGTAGCATTGGTTTCATCACTCCCATCAGCGACAATTTTTGCGCAACATGCAATCGGGTGCGTCTGACCGCAACCGGTCGTCTCGTTTTTTGCCTTGGTCAGGAGGCGGGTATGGAGTTGCGTCCCTTGCTCCGCTCTGGCATCGATATGGCCGAACTTGGCAAGGCGATCGCACAGGGTATCTGGCAAGAAAAGCCCGAACGGCATGTCTTCGATCGGGATCGCAACCGCTCTTCAAAGATATTTATGATGCGTCTTGGGGGCTGAGATAGATTAGAATTCTGATCGACAGAGGTGTTACCATTAGCGGATGCGATTTGTGGAGTGGACCGAAGATCATGTATGGTTTCAAAGAAGTGACCGCCGAGCAGTTGAAGGAGATGCAGGAGAAGGCGCAGGCCTTCACTCTGATTGACGTGCGCTCACCGGCGGAGGTTGCCCGCGGGATGATCAGTGGCGCAAAACACATTCCCCTGCATCTGTTGCCGATGAGTATGGCCGAGATCGACAAAGAGAAGCCCTTGGTATTCTATTGTCTGAGTGGGGGCGCTCGTCGCAGGCTTGCGCGTTCGCGGCCGCACAAGGCTTCTCGGAGGTGTACAATCTGCGAGGTGGGATTTCGGGCTGGGCCAACCGCTCTTACCCCATTGTCTAGTCCGGCGTATAAGAATATGCTGAAATATGCCGAACTAATCAACAAATTAAAATCTTTGCCTTGCTTGGCAGGCAAATCCTGATACATTCGTACGCTGTTGTTTGACTTGAGAGTGGAGGTTGCAATGGTACAAGAAGACAAACTGCTGGATGCCCGTGGACTGAATTGCCCGCTGCCCATCCTGCGCACCAAGAAGGCCCTGGGAGAGATGAGTGCCGGACAAGTCCTGAAAATCGTCGCTACCGATCCCGGTGCAGTGAAGGACTTTGAGGCGTTCTCCAAGCAGACCAAGAATCCTCTGCTCGATCAGGCGGAAGCCGGCGGCGAGTTCGTATTCTTCATTCAAAAGGCCTGATGAGCCTGTGGCACCAGCGATTTGATCTCTGGTGCCCTCGAGGAGTGAATCATGGATGAAAAAAAGCTGGCGATTGTCGCTACCAAAGGTACGCTGGACTGGGGGTATCCGCCCTTCATCTTGGCCTCTACCGCTGCGGCCCTGGGTTACAATGTAGAAATCTTCTTCACCTTCTATGGCCTGCAGTTACTGAAGAAAGATCTTGGGCATCTGCGGGTTAGCCCGCTCGGGAACCCGGCCATGCCGATGCCGGTGCCCATGCCGACCTTGATGATGGTCTTGCCCGGAATGGAAGGTATGGCAACCTCCATGATGAAGAGCAAGATGAAGGCCAAGGGTGTGGCAAGCCTCGAAGAATTGCGTGAATTGTGCGTCGAGGCGGAAGTGCGCATGATTGCCTGCCAAATGACGGTGGATCTCTTCGAGTTTGATACGGCCGATTTCATCGACGGCATCGAGTTGGGCGGTGCTGCTGCGTTCTTTGAGTTTGCGGGCGAGTCCGACATCACCTTGTTCATCTGATCGGAACGGATCAGGGGTGTGGCGGTCAGACAGATATCGGCTTACTACTGCTAGTGAGGAGCAAGTAAATGGCGACTTACGCTGAAATGAAAGAGATGTTCGACGAGATTCGTGCCGACTTCCGGTACGATCACGAACTCAATGGTTGTCTAAACTGCGGTATCTGCACCGCCACCTGTCCGTCGGCACAGTTTTACGATTACAGCCCGCGGGAGATCGTCCAGCTCTTGTGGACGGAAAACGTGGAACAGATCTATGACGCCATGCAGGAGAAGATCTGGGCTTGCGCGCAATGCATGACCTGCGCCGCGCGTTGCCCCTTCAAAAACTCTCCTGGTGGCTTGGTGATGATCATGCGCGAAGTTTCCATTCGCCATGGTATGCAGTCTGCGAAGGACGTATTGCGGCCCTTCGGGCGCGTGATGCTCAAGCTCATCACCACCGGTAACCAGCTGTCCCCGGATATGATCCAGCCGGATCACTTCCCGGACTGGGGTCCAAATATTCAGAAGGTGGAGGGTGACCTTCGCGTGTTGCGCAAGGCGATTCCGGTGCGCACCCTGCAGACCGTTGAAACTGCGTGGGAAGTCTCCCTCAAAACTTCTGTGGAAATGTACACCATTTGGGAAATGACTGGCGTGCTCAAGTCCTTGGAAACCA
This sequence is a window from Acidithiobacillus sp. AMEEHan. Protein-coding genes within it:
- the soxX gene encoding sulfur oxidation c-type cytochrome SoxX — translated: MNAHRRTRAGILTGLAGALLLVATAASAAPAVNNIEAGRALAFNRAKGNCLACHALPGGTQAGDVGPALPMKGVTFQQMFQTKEKLVAFLSDPEKLFPYANMPEFGKNKVLTQQELEQIADYLWSLK
- a CDS encoding HAMP domain-containing sensor histidine kinase yields the protein MTPSVPHLWQRLTWRSKSMALVVLLIAMIYLLIATFLYTSVRADLTSQVQTEIRHFTDSIASSAANPLLLKDAGQLAQLANSGNSLVSAVLIVDRSNTVVASTDLAQVGTQIPTAAARMLPRKYGYSAAIIAGNQRLGTVWLRSATPEIDRLIARKLEHTTSRLLILGISTAIIGLVGAYLVSLAITRPISRLMREMEAMQRQFGIRVEPQAAEADEYRDELHRLELAFRSLATRLREHLLELHKLNQRQQAMQCMVTIGQMSSQVAHEIRNALSSVRGAARYLVRYDDRDNREEFLQIIEEEVQRLYDMTQGFLDFGRSYDARVETQELCAFLQRCVQRHVTDFDARSIRVTLECNPGLLASFDASLLGQAISNLLLNACDAVPAQEGRILLRATALADSVEISVQDNGPGIPPAQWTEVFKPYVTSKTKGSGLGLAIVAKIMMVHEGSVELRQAQGYGACFVLTLPLAHSNRAEIINEG
- a CDS encoding sigma-54 dependent transcriptional regulator, with the translated sequence MDTQILIVEDERNLRRVLAAILGAEGFTVLEAESGEEALELLQQQSPSLILTDQRLPGMPGMELLRRVKMLLPSIPVIVSTAYGEIDQAVEAIKEGAEHYLTKPVDEGELLALIRQILERGGRSIPPLRQTPKRHGLIGVSRAITQLLETIDLVAPAPSNVLISGESGTGKELVARALHEASPRAGEPFVAFNCGAIPLELVESEIFGYERGAFTGAVRSQAGKLETAAGGTLFLDEVGDMPLPMQVKLLRALQEREFTRLGTHQPIRLQARIVAATHLDLKQAIQEGRFREDLYYRLNVIPLHIPPLRERRADIAPLVSHFLEKICHEIGRPRIEIDSDALSALESYSWPGNIRQLENLLERCVVLTRHNSIGRRDLPGEIREQASNNEGQPSSPFDLPAIERQTVLSALEKTRFNQSQAAVLLGISRKQLRTKMKNMGLLADQAEEEEGFD
- a CDS encoding PhnD/SsuA/transferrin family substrate-binding protein, producing MRRLATLIPNAGSSGLALVRIAGVQAPLTQWRIAYGSPYCSAKDLIADEVTRLAAGKPIRWWPVDSERGVFTALGSGKANLGVVRSATVDSLTAAMPHTWQIVARTGPAPAWDLVASPAITREQGAQVRDDLATLPKQALTAAGFREITAQP
- a CDS encoding molybdopterin-dependent oxidoreductase — its product is MKQYSPGKLRNPLRRKPGTERGAGEFEEISWDEALDILTKRLEHIRATDPDKLAYFTGRDQMQALTGLWAQQFGTLNWSAHGGFCSVNMATAGLYMLGHAFWEFGDPDWDRTKYFMLWVSLRITPPIR
- the moaC gene encoding cyclic pyranopterin monophosphate synthase MoaC, whose product is MQEKPLTHFTQQGEAQMVEVGAKPVTLRRALAGGAIRMAPATLARIRAGDMHKGDVLAVARIAAIQASKRTSELIPLAHPLFLTGVEIRFRLDADSSEVRCEAEARCQGQTGVEMEALTAVSVALLTIYDMCKAVDRSMMMTEICLLRKEGGKSGVWERNPSSDQ
- a CDS encoding PhnD/SsuA/transferrin family substrate-binding protein, giving the protein MRSRLFFLGICLNLLLWPLQGQAELRFLLPPVSSPAVMFAAFEPLATHLQKTLGDPIRLSFSADLHQFYLKAREKRAQIVLLCPIAYLKIAHSNPYIPLAGLVPPPGGNESVIVVRNDSPIQTVLQLRGKSFILGNPACAASALVPLSLLDAAGIKRQELSELGQGGSDSNALMDVAARFYDATAVAENIAEPYLRAGTLRVIARSTVGPGDLIAASESVPAPQRAAIRRALLDLAQQDPKAMAAIHALATHFTPVPPGTYGPLRSLYADLYGEELTPKLQRPRWRLGIPPAFSPLTAARLFQPLRLALEKATGKAIEIALPRNERQYLQQVRAGKYQFALLSPLMTQAARGKCGDWQR